tatatatatatatatatatatatatatatatatatatatataattttttctattatttgcGTCTGGTAAAGCGAAGCAGTGCGGCATGTTTCACATTCATTCTcacgctcaaacatttgaaacatGCTATAAATGGAGATCTTAGAACATTAACAAACGTACTTGCAAGACCATGAAATTACTACAATATACATTCCGTGTAAATTGAGCAGTTGCTACGTGACCACTGCACATGCTTCAGAAAGTCCCACTAATGCATCAATAAACACATTACTCGCGTGGACTCGTTTCGCGATAAAACGAGCAAGAGGGAGAATtgcaaagacaaacaaaacgtTCGGTTTGTACAGATGTCCATTCTGACATTCTGAGTTTAGAGCTACTTCGCACGATCTGAGACGCAGATAAATAGAATTGCCATCTAAATAGTGCTAAGAGGCCCAAGAACAACAGCCTACAAGCCAACTGAAAGCAACCACTGAAACAGCAAAATTGTTTTTCCCGTTTACTTCAATAAAGCGTATGCGTTTTTCCACCAATGCGCAATTCTTcgtgatttacaaaaaaaaataaattaaagagaAATACCAAAATATAGCCTACTAGGTTGTTGGTTCCTCATGCatttcctatttttaaaaatgactaatacatacatacatacatatatatatatatatatatatatatatatatatatatatatatatatatatatatatatatatatatatatatatagacatcaATTTTTAAGTCGCTATCAGTTGTAGTCCTGTCAGtgtcagaaataaataaataaataaaataatatatatatatatatatttttttttaatttatttatttatttttttctgacacTGACAGGACTACAACTGATAGAGatgtaaaaacttaaaacaaaacaaacaaacaaaaaacgacttcatataataatttctattaCAGGTAAAACGTAAACGTCGCTCAACACGCAACTTCGCGCGCAAGACTAGCCTACAAATTGACGTCATAACCGCACGGCCATTGGTTGGCTGGCAGAGCAGGGAGAGGTGAAAGGTTAACGCATGGGTTTGGATGATCAAGCGGGCTGCGGACGACTGAAGCGCGTTAGCTTTTGTCCGTACTCGTGCGTTTTGCGGGGGATTGGTTTGCCGATATTCCACCTAACGCGCACGTAAGGTAGCGAAGTTCGTTATTTAACGCACTTCGGTCGTTTTTAGGCTGATAATCGGTGTCTGTTAACCCTCGGATAAGTTCGACGGCTAGGCTAACGCAAAGTTTTCGCGGCTGTTCGGATTGACGTCTGATCGCGCATGTTGGACAACACTAATCGGTTAATATAAAACGAAACGCGTTACGTCGTCGTGCTGCATCTCTTTGAAGTGTGTATTCGGTGTAATGGCCGAGAGACCGGAGGACCTCAATCTTCCCAATGCTGTCATCACACGGATTATAAAGGAGGCGGTAAGTGTCATCACGCagcaaatcaatcaatcatttttatttatatagcgatTTTAACAACgcaggttgcatcaaaacactgaacggtataaaacagaaaaaggaatTGTATAGCACGCGTTAAAAAGTCGAGAAGCGTCTTAAGAGAAAACCATAGAAATTGAAGTTGTCTTTCAGGCACTGCATTAAATCATAAAGTGTTTAGTATTCAGGCAACCTGTCTTCTTCGTGTTTAGTTGCCAGACGGAGTTAACGTCTCCAAGGAGGCAAGAAGAGCAATATCTCAAGCAGCCAGCGTTTTTGTTCTCTATGCAACATCTTGGTAAGTCAGACGTTATGTTTCATTATCAGAAGCTATACTCTGGAAGCCCACCCAAGTGTAACCTCCACTTTTGTTGACACCAGCGCAAACAATTTCGCTATGAAAGCAAAGAGGAAGACGCTGAATGCTGGAGATGTGATGTCCGCTATGGAGGAGATGGAGTTCGAGCGGTTTTTGCAGCCCTTGCGGGAAGCACTTGAAGGTAGGCGCTACATGGAGCTTTAGaatccaggtccagaaatgtaTGAATCATTTAAAGCACCCGACCCGTATAACCCGTTTGTTTCAGCATACAAAAAAGGTCAGAAAGGCAAGAAGGAGGCATCGGAGCAAAAGCGTAAGGACAGGGAGAAGAAGAACAGCACAGATGAGAACGACAAAAGTAGAGATGACGAGGAAGACGAGCACATGGATGATGAGCAGGAGGGAGAGAAtgaaggagaggaagaggatgtGGAGAACTGAGAGAGATCAGGATGTTTGTTTGGTCCGTCCTGGTTTCTATCAGCCATGGCAATACTTCCCACATTAATGGTGGGATAAGGACAAGCCTATGGTACTGAAAAATTTTTCactttagggaaaaaaaaaaaaaaatcctgtggAGCGCATTTCAACAAATTGCACAGTCTCTTCAAATTCAACTTAAATCAGATATAAACACAGTAATGCCCAGTTAAGCAAATTTATGGTCATAAAATGGGCGTGTTGACTTGTGATGAGGAATAAAAGGTGAGCGCTGCTTGATGTC
This genomic interval from Puntigrus tetrazona isolate hp1 chromosome 5, ASM1883169v1, whole genome shotgun sequence contains the following:
- the pole3 gene encoding DNA polymerase epsilon subunit 3; protein product: MAERPEDLNLPNAVITRIIKEALPDGVNVSKEARRAISQAASVFVLYATSCANNFAMKAKRKTLNAGDVMSAMEEMEFERFLQPLREALEAYKKGQKGKKEASEQKRKDREKKNSTDENDKSRDDEEDEHMDDEQEGENEGEEEDVEN